In one window of Natrinema halophilum DNA:
- a CDS encoding phosphosulfolactate synthase, with translation MAEHSLDSRFDFMIDERETKPRQTGLTMVIGDGPFNVGGKNGLEDLIEVAGEWIDWYKIVWSSFPFQQPDVMSEKLALLDQNDIIAFTGGNFLEAAVADGQEAEFFEAVTAAGCPGVEVSSTAIDMTIEKKTDLIADAARNGLHVHAEIGKKASETDGESLKSDAVIDEMTACLDAGADIVIYEMEEVESAISGRNESVDDGYVEKIHTILDTVGKEKVLFEVPLGSFAEVMEVSGWFVENIGTDVNLGNVNPNHVLLIEQQRRGIGPHSL, from the coding sequence ATGGCAGAACATAGTCTAGATAGCCGTTTTGACTTCATGATAGACGAGCGGGAAACGAAACCACGACAAACTGGGTTGACGATGGTGATCGGGGATGGCCCGTTTAACGTCGGTGGAAAAAACGGACTGGAAGATTTAATCGAGGTAGCTGGCGAGTGGATCGACTGGTACAAGATCGTCTGGTCATCGTTTCCGTTCCAACAACCAGACGTAATGTCGGAAAAACTTGCGTTGCTCGATCAGAACGATATCATCGCGTTTACTGGCGGCAATTTCCTCGAGGCTGCCGTCGCTGATGGGCAAGAAGCGGAGTTCTTCGAGGCCGTTACAGCCGCAGGCTGTCCAGGTGTGGAAGTCTCTTCGACAGCGATCGATATGACGATCGAGAAAAAGACAGATTTGATCGCTGACGCCGCAAGAAATGGACTTCACGTCCATGCAGAGATTGGAAAAAAGGCTTCCGAAACGGATGGTGAAAGCCTCAAATCGGATGCCGTCATCGACGAAATGACTGCCTGTCTCGACGCCGGTGCTGATATTGTGATTTACGAGATGGAAGAGGTTGAATCGGCGATTTCCGGACGGAACGAGTCGGTTGACGATGGGTACGTAGAAAAGATCCACACAATTCTTGACACAGTTGGAAAAGAAAAAGTCCTCTTCGAAGTGCCATTGGGGAGTTTTGCTGAAGTGATGGAGGTATCCGGTTGGTTTGTCGAGAATATTGGTACGGATGTAAATCTCGGGAACGTCAATCCGAACCATGTTTTGCTAATCGAACAACAGCGCCGTGGTATCGGCCCACACTCTCTGTGA